The window tgttgaccctacattgtCTTTTAGGAGTTACATCGTTCTTCTGTTTTAATTCCTGGGCTTGGatccattttaatttgatttttgtgcagggtgagatataaaggtctagtttcattcttctacatacatATGGACCTTGTAAAAGAGATCCAAGCAATACAAATGTAAaacctacatatatatatacattacacATTGTCATATACACAAACAAggatcacacacatatataccctTGTGGGTtagacacacacatatgaatatttttgtaataaaataagtTGGTATGAACATAGAAGTGATTAGCACATAGAAAATTAAGAATGTAGTTTCCTGTAGTTTCCCAAGAGGGGAATATCCTATTGTCTGTCATTACAAGTTTGGGTTTTAGAGGGTGACACAAAAGTGACATTGCACTGAGAAGTTCACATTACATAGAAGGCCAGCTGATGAGAAGGCAAACACTGTTTTATACatttagatgaaaaaaaaagtgaaacttcATCAGGTTTAAATGCTCACACTGGGTTAAAGATGAGAAGTAGCCCTTTGCTGTGCTCTTGGATGCAGTGCAATAGAGAGGGGCAGGGAACACTAAATGTTTTTTGGAGGTGTCCATGGCTGTCTTCCTAATGCAAAGTCTTTAATGGCTTTGAAGTTTAAAGATGTCAGAAAAAACACGACTGAGACCTGCAATGTAGAAGTGGCACTAAAATAAATTGACACTTCAGAAATGTTAGCCTAGTAGGTGAAATGCATAGTTTAAAAGGTATGCAAAGTAATGAGAATATAATAGGATAcagaccaaatatatatatatatatatattatatattatatataatatataatatatatatattattcccaaataaatataagtaattttTGCCTAAAAGGATTCATTTCCATACAAATAAGGCAGGATCAACCCCGTTCAGTCCTTCGAAGCTTTATAAATGTGTTTGGATGTGATGCAGGTTACTCTGCATAGAGGGATAATGTGGCATCTTGGACAGATGCTGTCCTCCATGTGTCTGAGCCTTAAATCTAGTCCTATTCTTGGTACCTTTCTTTCAAGAAATCAAGTATGAGCAGTAATCTCATGACTTGTGGATATACATTGCTCTCTCTGGGCTATTTCGTATCAAATTTctagaaaatgtatatttttactAAAGTAAAATACTCTTTTTCACAGGACATTTCTTTTTTCAAGGAACTTATTTAGGGCAAGTTTCACATCCTTATTTCTCAAGCTATAGATCACAGGGTTCAGCATGGGCACAATGATGGTGTAAAACACAGAGGACACTTTCCCTTGGTCCATGGAGCTGACTGATGATGGCTGCAGGTACATGAATGCAGTAGATCCAAAGAAGAGAGCAACAGCTGAGATGTGGGAGCTGCAGGTGCTGAAGGCTTTGGCTCTGCCCTCAGAGGAGCGAATGCGCAGGATGCTGGCAATGATGAAGATGTAGGAGCTAAGAGTGGTCAGGGTTGGGATCAGGATATTAAATGCACTGAAGCATAGAACTAGCACTTCATTCACAAAAGTACTGGAGCAGGAGAGCTCTAATAGTGGAAGTACATCACAAAAATAGTGGTTGATTATATCAGCATTACAGAAAAGCACTCTTAGCATGCAGACTGTGTGAGCTGTGGCACCAATCAAGCCCATACTGTACACTCCAACTAGCAACCAAGAGCAAACTTGATAAGACATGGTTACATTGTAAAGCAAAGGACTACAGATGGCAACATAGCGGTCATATGCCATGGCACCCAACATGTGACACTCTGCAATTGCAAAAGCTGCAAAGAAGTAGAGCTGAGTCATGCATTCAGGGTAGGAGATGGTGTTCTTCTGCACCACAAAGTTCACCAACATTTTGGGGGTAATGACAGTGGATTGGCAGAGGTCAATGAAAGACAGACTGCTGAGGAAAtagtacatgggggtgtgcagGTGAGAGCTGAGCCCAATCAGCAGGATCATGCCCAGGTTCCCTACCACTGTGAACATGTAGACTCctatgaagaagaggaagaggggcagCTGGAGCTCTGGCTTCTTTGTTAATCCAATGAGGATAAATTCATTCACTGTGGAATGGTTTCCTTGTGTCATTTTCTAATTGGAATTCtatggaagaagggaaaaaattttGATACAATTCAAGTCTTTtcagtcaggtttttttttttttttttttttttttttgtcaaatgctcAACTGTGTTTGCAGTCAAACACCTTAAGATTCCCCCAAATTTGGAAATGTCAATAAATATCGGAGTTTTCCTAACCTGTGCTCTATGATAAATGCGTGGTTATTAGTACTTAGCCCCTAATAATCCAAACAACTGGTCTGAGAACTTTGACTACTACAGTCATTCTTCATGccttctttctaatatttttaagtgctttGTAGGCAAATGTTTTActgtatgttaaaaataaaagcagcatcTACAAAAATCCATGGTCAATATtacaattaaaagtgaaagacTGACAGATTTTGCCCCAACGTTAAGGGACTAACCAATATGTCCACACCCTGCACTTTTGTTCAACATTATACTAGAAGCTCTATCAAGTATAATCGTgcaagaatataaaatgaaaagagattgAGATTTGAAAGTAGTAAGTAAAACTATTTCTACATGTAACATATTCCAATCTTGTCCATAGAAAATCCCAAGGAACCATTCATGAAAAGGAACTCTTAGATGAATTTAAAAGTTCACCAACATGGTAGAATACAAGGCAATAGaaatatttaatgcatttttgtacattgCAGTGAACAATCAAAAAGCCATTTAAAGtggaatgaaaatataaagttcttGACAATAAATAAAGAGAACACATTGTTCTTAAATTTGCGAAACATtaatgaaaggaataaaagacCTACATAAATTGAAAAACATACCATACTAGCGAATCAACAATATTCAACTTTTCAAAATAGCAGTActtcccaaattgatctataagTTTAGTGCAATCTTGATGAAAATCTCAGCTTTATTATGGCAGAGATTCACACATAGATCATAAAATCCCTATGACAATGCAAGGGATATAGGATAATCAAAACAAACTTGAATGAAGATAAGAACAAATTGGAGGCATCATATGAGAAATACTATAATATAACTATAATAAAGTTAGTGTAGTTTTGTTCCAGATAGATATATCAATGAAGCAGAATTgacaatacagaaataaattcacatctTTGAAGAATTAAATTGTTATAAGAATTCATGACAATTGAATAGGtatgttttttttcaataaatgacaCTGGCCCAAATTGATAAGTAcatgtaaaataattaatttgaacTTCACAAAAGTTAATTCAAAATGTGTCACAGaactaaatgtaagagctaacaCTAtaacaatattagaaaaaaagcCTAAGACTAAATCCTTATGACCTTGGATCTAATGATAGTTCCTTAGATAAGATCCTAAAAACAGATActagcacacacaaaaaagtagtAAATTGAACATCATgagaatggagaaaaaggaactcttgtGCACTCTTTGTGTAAATCAAAGTTAGTACATTACCTGTGGAAATCAGTATCTAGGTTACTCGaaggactaggaatggaacttccatatgatccagctatgctactccttggtatttaaccAACTGaattaagatcagcatactatagatATACATGCTTACTCATGTTTACAGGAGCATGATTCACAACAGACAATTCTTTAAACCAAActaagtgtctatcaacagataaTTGGATAAGAAAATGTAGAATTTATACATGGTGGAATGTTATTGATccacaaagaagaaaggaattaagtcatttgcaagaaaatgaacGGAACTGGAAAGTATGATGttagtgaaatgagccagactcagAGAAGTATGATTGTTTTCTCGCAGACTTCAGAGCTAgagtgaataaaagaaagaaaagcagatatCATAAAAACAGATGGGAGAGcatagagcagaggaagggaactAGGGAGAGAAAagtgggaagggaggaaggataaaTATAGTATCTGattaaaattgatcaaaatatgtactgttcatgtataaatatgccacaatgaaacccatcaCCCTGTATAATAATGTCATACCATTATAAAAATCTGAAAGGACACCatacaaaaaataacaagaaaaaaaacagaaacaaaaaatatattttcaagtaatGTATCTGATGGAGAACTTGAAGTTAGTGTACATAAAAATCTGTTACAAATCAACAATTGAAATGACAGTATGAAAACAAATAGTTGCAGACTCAAATGAACTTTCTTCTATTTAaggaatacaaatgaccaataaacactGAAATATGTTTGTCATCATAAATTactaaagaaattcaaatcaaactaTAGTGAGAGAATATATCACATTGATCTGGGAGGTTGTAAttaaaagaatagacaaataTAACTGTTGAAAATAATGTGAAGCAATGTGAAATTTtatccattgctggtggaactgtaaatAGGAACAAACTGCTAGGACACAGTTGGGAAGttcttcaaaatatgaaatacagaATTATCACATGATCCAAAAATTTCAGTGCCAGGTACAAACTAATAGGAACAGACAGCGTATATCCACAAACATTGTAGCTGACTATTCAGAGAAGCTTTACTTACAAGAGCCTAAGAAGAGAGGCCACCCAAATGTCCAACCAGTGTTGAATGGACAGGCAAGGTGTAGTATGTCCTTCAGAGCAGCATTATtctgcaataaaaaggaatgaagtactgagtGATAGGCCACATGCTAAATGGACCCAAAACCCGCTAcgtgaaagaaacaagaaacagaaGGCCATGTGCTGTGTTATTCCATTTATACGAACTGTCAGAATAGGAAATTTTGTAGAGAAAGAAAGTAGTTTAGTGCCTTCCAGAACACAGATACTGGGATGGGTCTACTAATGGGTATGGGACTTCATTTATGCTGGTGGTAAAGGTAGTCTATAATAAGAACACGTGGTGGTTGTACAACTTCATGAATATAGTAAAGAAC of the Sciurus carolinensis chromosome 11, mSciCar1.2, whole genome shotgun sequence genome contains:
- the LOC124960170 gene encoding olfactory receptor 150-like; the encoded protein is MTREKMTQGNHSTVNEFILIGLTKKPELQLPLFLFFIGVYMFTVVGNLGMILLIGLSSHLHTPMYYFLSSLSFIDLCQSTVITPKMLVNFVVQKNTISYPECMTQLYFFAAFAIAECHMLGAMAYDRYVAICSPLLYNVTMSYQVCSWLLVGVYSMGLIGATAHTVCMLRVLFCNADIINHYFCDVLPLLELSCSSTFVNEVLVLCFSAFNILIPTLTTLSSYIFIIASILRIRSSEGRAKAFSTCSSHISAVALFFGSTAFMYLQPSSVSSMDQGKVSSVFYTIIVPMLNPVIYSLRNKDVKLALNKFLEKRNVL